One genomic region from Clarias gariepinus isolate MV-2021 ecotype Netherlands chromosome 20, CGAR_prim_01v2, whole genome shotgun sequence encodes:
- the LOC128508597 gene encoding flavin-containing monooxygenase 5-like, which translates to MARRIAVIGGGSAGLTSIKCCLDEGLDPVCFESSDDIGGLWMFKETPEPERSSLYRSLAINSSKEMTCFSDFPMPGHYPNYFDHSMMLNYVRLYAEHFDLLKYINFQTSVVSVRQRHDSGQWEVLTEKRDGHKETHVFDGVLVCSGSCTHPFTPRSAFPGIDTFPGKCFHSWEYKDPHSFHGKRVVVIGSGNSAGDIAVEISRVAEKTFLSMRDGAWVVSRLATSGMPFDMSTNNRLVSILMQVFPHALLNWAVERVYNEKYDHKLYGLKPSYRILKQRPMVNDELPARIFHGAVQVKPNVREFQGSTVVFDNGAVEDGIDAVIFCTGYKPSFSFLISAKEMDHVGEMSLYKKVFPLFLERPTLAIIGLISGSGAIMPMMEMQARWATRVFAGLNQLPPVPIRQKIYEKDQKANMKRCFSPRNAPLEVDFIPYMDSIAREIGVRPNLLWLFLTDPSLGGRVLFGPCTPYQFRLCGPGQWAGARQAILTQWERVYQPLKTRPIPEDETSGILFWLGLAGGVLLIFALIILQERFNPFLSI; encoded by the exons GAGACACCAGAGCCTGAACGTTCCAGCTTGTACCGCTCACTGGCCATCAATTCTTCAAAAGAGATGACGTGCTTTAGTGATTTCCCAATGCCAGGACATTACCCGAACTACTTTGACCACTCCATGATGCTAAACTATGTACGGCTATATGCTGAGCACTTTGATCTGCTCAAGTACATTAACTTCCAG ACATCAGTGGTTAGTGTGAGACAAAGGCATGACTCTGGTCAGTGGGAGGTGCTGACTGAGAAGAGAGATGGACACAAAGAAACACATGTGTTTGATGGGGTGCTGGTGTGTTCAGGGAGCTGCACACACCCTTTTACACCCCGCTCAGCATTTCCTG GAATAGACACATTTCCAGGTAAGTGCTTTCACAGTTGGGAATATAAGGATCCACATTCATTCCATGGGAAGAGAGTCGTGGTTATTGGCAGTGGCAACTCCGCTGGAGACATTGCTGTGGAGATCAGCAGAGTTGCAGAAAAA ACGTTTCTGAGCATGCGTGATGGAGCATGGGTTGTGAGCCGCTTGGCTACCAGTGGCATGCCTTTTGATATGAGCACAAATAACCGTTTGGTCAGCATACTGATGCAAGTATTTCCCCATGCACTGCTCAACTGGGCAGTGGAGAGAGTCTACAATGAGAAATATGACCACAAGCTCTATGGACTGAAGCCCAGTTACAG AATACTCAAACAGCGACCGATGGTTAATGATGAACTACCAGCACGTATCTTTCACGGGGCAGTGCAGGTGAAACCAAACGTGAGAGAGTTCCAAGGCTCAACCGTGGTATTTGATAATGGCGCTGTCGAAGATGGGATCGATGCAGTTATCTTCTGTACAGGATACAAGCCAAGCTTCTCATTCTTAATCTCTGCAAAGGAGATGGATCatgtgggagaaatgagtctCTACAAGAAAGTCTTCCCTTTGTTCCTAGAGCGCCCCACACTGGCCATCATAGGGCTAATCAGTGGCTCTGGAGCTATTATGCCTATGATGGAGATGCAGGCACGATGGGCCACTCGAGTCTTTGCAG GTTTAAACCAACTTCCTCCTGTACCAATAAGGCAGAAGATCTATGAGAAAGACCAGAAGGCAAATATGAAAAG ATGCTTTTCCCCAAGAAACGCTCCCCTCGAGGTAGACTTTATCCCATACATGGATTCTATCGCGCGGGAAATCGGTGTGCGTCCCAACCTCTTGTGGCTGTTCCTGACTGATCCCAGTTTGGGTGGGAGGGTTCTGTTCGGTCCCTGCACCCCGTATCAGTTTCGGCTGTGTGGGCCGGGTCAGTGGGCCGGGGCTCGTCAGGCCATCCTCACCCAGTGGGAGCGCGTATATCAGCCACTCAAGACACGCCCTATTCCTGAGGACGAAACATCAGGAATACTCTTCTGGCTGGGTCTGGCAGGAGGGGTGCTCTTGATTTTTGCTCTCATTATATTGCAGGAGAGATTTAACCCATTCTTAAGTATCTGA
- the dnaja1 gene encoding dnaJ homolog subfamily A member 1, with amino-acid sequence MVKETGFYDVLGVKPSASPEELKKAYRKLALKYHPDKNPAEGEKFKQISQVYEVLSDTQKREVYDRGGEAAIKEGGTGGGGGGGFSSPLDIFDMFFGGGGRMRRERRGKNIVHQLTVSLEDLYNGATRKLSVQKRVICDKCEGRGGRKGAVEVCPSCRGTGVQVRLHQLLPGMMQQISSVCGGCRGQGQRLSHRDRCKACTGRKILRQKKILEVHVDKGMKDGQKIVFHGEGDQEPGLEPGDIIIVLEQSTHPVFTRQGTDLTMTMDVQLVESLCGFQKPVQTLDDRTLLITSHPGELIRPGDKKCVLSEGMPVYRRPFEKGRLIITFNVVFPEANFLPVNKLKQLEQYFPSIREKSDPESMDNDLYIYADLEDCDLSHERLRHHYVEDEDDEDFHTGGGGGGVQCQTS; translated from the exons ATGGTGAAGGAGACAGGCTTTTATGACGTCCTGGGTGTGAAGCCCAGCGCCAGTCCTGAAGAGTTGAAGAAGGCTTATCGCAAACTGGCCTTGAAATACCATCCGGATAAAAACCCCGCCGAGGgagagaag TTTAAACAGATCTCCCAGGTGTACGAGGTTCTGTCCGACACACAGAAGAGAGAAGTGTACGATCGGGGAGGAGAGGCCGCTATTAAAGAGGGAGGGAccggagggggagggggaggagggTTCAGCTCCCCACTGGACATTTTCGACATGTTCTTCGGAGGAGGGGGTCGCATGCGGCGAGAGAGGAGAG GGAAGAACATCGTGCATCAGCTGACCGTGTCTCTGGAGGATTTGTACAACGGGGCGACCAGGAAACTCTCGGTACAGAAGAGGGTCATCTGTGACAAATGTGAAG GCCGCGGCGGGCGTAAAGGCGCGGTGGAGGTGTGTCCGTCCTGCAGGGGCACGGGCGTCCAGGTGCGGCTCCATCAGCTCCTCCCCGGCATGATGCAGCAGATCTCCAGCGTGTGTGGCGGCTGCAGGGGTCAGGGTCAGCGCCTCAGCCACCGCGACCGCTGCAAAGCCTGCACGGGACGCAAGATCCTGCGGCAGAAgaagatcctggaggtgcacgtGGATAAAG GTATGAAAGACGGACAGAAGATTGTTTTCCACGGCGAAGGAGACCAAGAGCCAGGACTGGAACCTGGTGACATCATCATTGTCCTAGAGCAGAGCACACATCCCGTCTtcaccag GCAGGGGACAGACCTGACCATGACCATGGACGTCCAGCTGGTGGAGTCTCTGTGCGGTTTCCAGAAACCCGTCCAAACGCTGGACGACCGGACTCTCCTCATCACCTCACACCCGG GTGAGTTGATCAGACCAGGTGATAAGAAGTGTGTCCTGAGCGAGGGGATGCCCGTGTACCGACGGCCCTTCGAGAAAGGTCGACTCATCATCACCTTCAAC GTGGTGTTCCCTGAGGCGAACTTCCTGCCTGTAAACAAGCTGAAGCAGCTGGAGCAGTATTTCCCCTCCATACGTGAGAAGAGCGACCCCGAGAGCATGGACAACGACCTGTACATCTACGCCGACCTGGAGGACTGTGATCTGAGCCACGAGCGACTGCGTCACCACTACGTCGAGGACGAGGACGACGAGGACTTTcacacaggaggaggaggagggggggtgCAGTGCCAAACCTCATAG